The following are encoded in a window of Armatimonadota bacterium genomic DNA:
- a CDS encoding acetylornithine transaminase produces the protein MSRPAVVPMPYTTTAEVVAASDRVLMPTYRRQPAAFASGRGVRLVDLEGRTYLDFIAGIAVDVLGHAHPRLVQAIQEQAARLLHVSNLYHIPEQTRLAAWLAERSGLDRAFFCNSGAEANEAAIKLVRRYFHAQGSDRVEVVVAQGAFHGRTYGALAATPVARYREGVGPLPAGFTVVPFNDPAALAAAVSARTAAVLLEPVQGEGGVHPADPAYLRVARELTDRVGALLVFDEVQTGIGRTGTLFAFQGYGVVPDVLTLAKGLGGGVPIGAVLAREAVAQAFQPGSHGSTFGGNPLACAAALAVLETVEADGLPAHAAAMGERLAAGLRAIGQRTGAITAVRWRGLLVGADLDREAAPVVDACRARGLLVNAVQPRTLRCAPPLIVSPADVDEALAILEQVLGEGEA, from the coding sequence GTGAGCCGCCCCGCCGTCGTGCCGATGCCCTACACGACCACGGCGGAAGTCGTCGCCGCCAGCGACCGCGTCCTCATGCCTACCTACCGGCGCCAGCCGGCCGCCTTCGCCTCCGGCCGGGGCGTGCGCCTGGTCGACTTGGAGGGACGGACCTACCTCGACTTCATCGCCGGCATCGCCGTGGACGTGCTGGGACACGCCCACCCGCGCCTGGTCCAGGCGATCCAGGAGCAGGCCGCGCGGCTGCTCCACGTCAGCAACCTCTACCACATCCCGGAGCAGACCCGGCTGGCGGCGTGGCTGGCGGAGCGCAGCGGGCTCGACCGCGCCTTCTTCTGCAACAGCGGGGCGGAGGCCAACGAGGCGGCCATCAAGCTCGTGCGCCGCTACTTCCACGCGCAGGGCTCGGATCGCGTGGAGGTCGTGGTGGCCCAGGGCGCCTTCCACGGGCGCACCTACGGGGCGCTGGCGGCCACGCCGGTGGCTCGCTACCGCGAGGGGGTGGGGCCGTTGCCGGCGGGCTTCACCGTCGTCCCCTTCAACGACCCCGCCGCGCTGGCGGCGGCGGTGAGCGCGCGCACCGCCGCGGTCCTCCTCGAGCCGGTGCAGGGCGAAGGGGGGGTCCACCCCGCCGACCCCGCATACCTGCGCGTGGCGCGCGAGCTCACCGACCGGGTGGGGGCGCTGCTGGTCTTCGACGAGGTGCAGACCGGCATCGGCCGCACCGGCACCCTCTTCGCCTTCCAGGGGTACGGGGTCGTGCCCGATGTGCTCACCCTGGCGAAGGGGCTGGGGGGCGGGGTGCCCATCGGGGCGGTGCTGGCGCGCGAGGCCGTGGCGCAGGCCTTCCAGCCGGGGAGCCACGGCTCCACCTTCGGCGGCAACCCGCTCGCCTGTGCGGCGGCGCTGGCCGTGCTGGAGACGGTGGAGGCGGACGGCCTGCCGGCGCACGCGGCGGCGATGGGTGAGCGCCTGGCCGCGGGGCTGCGGGCGATTGGCCAGCGTACCGGGGCCATCACTGCCGTGCGCTGGCGGGGGTTGCTGGTGGGCGCCGACCTCGACCGCGAGGCCGCTCCCGTGGTGGACGCCTGCCGCGCCCGCGGGCTGCTGGTGAACGCCGTCCAGCCCCGCACGCTGCGCTGCGCCCCGCCGCTGATCGTGAGCCCGGCCGACGTGGACGAGGCGCTGGCCATCCTGGAGCAGGTGCTCGGGGAGGGAGAGGCATGA
- the argB gene encoding acetylglutamate kinase: MSPARARETVAAEGALIARGLRYVQAWRGRTVVVKYGGSVFARAGEEGGGSDTVVEDLVLLQGAGIHPVLVHGGGPEITRWLERLGIESRFVQGLRVTDEATMEVVEMVLAGRANKALVGRLTAAGGSAVGLSGRDARLFEAAPLRGTVDLGRVGQITAVHPAVVQTLAREGHIPVIASVGTDARGEALNLNADHAAAALAQALGASKLILLTDVEGIYQERDGERTLLSVLTVEEARMLVEDGTVSRGMIPKVEAALAALAGGVPSAHIISGEVPHALLVELFTEEGVGTMIVRQREERV; encoded by the coding sequence GTGAGCCCGGCGCGCGCGCGCGAGACCGTGGCCGCCGAAGGGGCGCTCATCGCCCGCGGGCTGCGCTACGTCCAGGCGTGGCGCGGCCGGACGGTGGTGGTGAAGTACGGCGGGAGCGTGTTCGCCCGGGCCGGCGAAGAGGGCGGCGGCAGCGACACCGTCGTCGAGGACCTGGTCCTCCTCCAGGGGGCCGGCATCCACCCGGTGCTCGTCCACGGCGGCGGACCCGAGATCACCCGCTGGCTGGAGCGCCTGGGGATAGAGAGCCGCTTCGTCCAGGGGCTGCGGGTGACGGACGAGGCCACGATGGAGGTCGTGGAGATGGTGCTGGCCGGCCGGGCCAACAAGGCGCTGGTGGGGCGGCTCACCGCCGCCGGCGGCAGCGCCGTGGGCCTGAGCGGCCGCGACGCCCGCCTCTTCGAGGCCGCGCCCCTGCGCGGTACGGTGGACCTGGGGCGCGTGGGGCAGATCACCGCCGTGCACCCCGCGGTGGTGCAGACGCTGGCGCGCGAGGGACACATCCCGGTGATCGCCTCCGTGGGGACGGACGCGCGCGGAGAGGCCCTCAACCTCAACGCCGACCACGCCGCTGCCGCGCTGGCCCAGGCGCTGGGGGCGAGCAAGCTCATCCTCCTCACCGACGTGGAGGGGATCTACCAGGAGCGGGACGGCGAGCGCACGCTGCTCTCCGTGCTCACCGTGGAGGAGGCCCGCATGCTGGTGGAGGACGGCACGGTCTCGCGCGGCATGATCCCCAAGGTGGAGGCGGCCCTGGCCGCCCTGGCCGGGGGCGTACCGTCGGCGCACATCATCAGCGGCGAGGTGCCGCACGCGCTGCTCGTCGAGCTCTTCACCGAGGAGGGGGTGGGGACCATGATCGTCCGTCAGCGGGAGGAGCGGGTGTGA
- the argJ gene encoding bifunctional glutamate N-acetyltransferase/amino-acid acetyltransferase ArgJ codes for MSGPGPLPPVGEGTVTTPAGVRAAGIHCGIKADRPDLALIVTDGPAAAAALFTTNRVQAAPVQVCRAQVARGQAQAVVINSGNANACTGAQGLRDAWEMVDLTAAALGIARDLVLVASTGVIGVPLPMARLREGIPAAAGALGPHGDRAAEAIRTTDAFPKTGAVRVELGGRPVAVGGIAKGAGMIHPRLATTLAVLTTDAAVVPAVLRQALREAVDASFNRISVDGDTSTNDTVIALATGAAGHPPVRTVEEPGFAVLRDALTALARHLALLVVRDGEGATKVVEVAVTGARSAAEAQRAAEAVMTSPLVKTAFYGTEPNWGRVLAALGRSGAEVDPDRVTVTIGGVEVVRGGVGVADRLAAAAAAMRAPTFTVAIDLGLGEGAWHGWTCDLTEGYVRLNSGYLT; via the coding sequence ATGTCCGGGCCCGGGCCGCTGCCGCCGGTGGGCGAGGGGACGGTCACCACGCCGGCCGGGGTGCGCGCGGCGGGCATCCACTGCGGCATCAAGGCCGACCGGCCCGACCTGGCCCTCATCGTCACCGACGGCCCGGCGGCGGCCGCCGCGCTCTTCACCACCAACCGCGTGCAGGCCGCCCCCGTGCAGGTGTGCCGGGCTCAGGTGGCGCGCGGGCAGGCCCAGGCGGTGGTGATCAACAGCGGCAATGCCAACGCCTGCACGGGGGCGCAGGGGCTGCGCGACGCCTGGGAGATGGTGGACCTCACCGCGGCCGCGCTGGGGATTGCGCGGGACCTGGTGCTCGTGGCCAGCACCGGGGTCATCGGCGTGCCGCTGCCGATGGCGCGGCTGCGCGAGGGCATCCCCGCGGCAGCCGGGGCGCTGGGACCCCACGGCGACCGCGCGGCGGAGGCCATCCGCACCACCGACGCCTTCCCCAAGACCGGCGCCGTGCGGGTGGAGCTCGGCGGGCGCCCCGTGGCCGTCGGCGGCATCGCCAAGGGCGCCGGGATGATCCACCCGCGCCTGGCCACCACCCTGGCCGTGCTCACCACCGACGCCGCGGTGGTCCCAGCGGTGCTGCGCCAGGCGCTGCGCGAGGCGGTGGACGCCTCCTTCAACCGCATCAGCGTGGACGGCGACACCAGCACCAACGACACTGTGATCGCCCTGGCCACCGGCGCCGCTGGCCACCCGCCGGTCCGCACCGTCGAAGAGCCGGGCTTCGCCGTCCTGCGCGACGCCCTCACCGCGCTGGCGCGCCACCTGGCGCTGCTGGTGGTGCGCGACGGCGAGGGGGCGACGAAGGTGGTCGAGGTGGCGGTGACGGGAGCGCGCTCGGCGGCGGAGGCGCAGCGCGCCGCCGAGGCGGTGATGACCTCGCCCCTCGTGAAGACCGCCTTCTACGGGACGGAACCCAACTGGGGGCGCGTCCTGGCGGCGCTGGGCCGGTCGGGCGCGGAGGTCGACCCCGACCGCGTCACCGTGACCATCGGCGGGGTGGAGGTGGTGCGCGGCGGCGTGGGCGTGGCCGACCGCCTGGCGGCGGCCGCCGCCGCCATGCGCGCGCCCACCTTCACCGTGGCCATCGACCTGGGCCTGGGCGAGGGCGCCTGGCACGGGTGGACGTGCGATCTCACCGAGGGGTACGTGCGCCTGAACAGCGGGTACCTGACGTGA
- the argC gene encoding N-acetyl-gamma-glutamyl-phosphate reductase — MAQVRVSVAGASGYGGGEVVRLLVGHPEVRLVHLTAETRAGEPYGEVFPNIRGLVPHHTETLDPVRLADADVVVLALPNGAAMTLVPQLPPTVKVVDLGADFRFADARTYEQWYGRPHTAEALLAEAAYGLPELHRARIRRARIVGTPGCYPTAALLAAAPFLQQGLVRAEGIVVDAKSGVSGAGRSAGPRTHFSEVNENVQPYSTPGHRHTGELEEQVRALAGAAAAVTFTPHLVPMTRGILATVYLQPTRALTQAEADEVLHEAYRGEPFVRVLPAPALPQTKATLGSNFCDVAVRVDGRTGWVVAFAAIDNLVKGAAGQAVQNLNLLCGFPEALGLRAPGLFP; from the coding sequence GTGGCACAGGTGCGGGTCAGCGTGGCAGGGGCGTCGGGGTACGGCGGCGGGGAGGTCGTCCGCCTGCTGGTGGGCCATCCGGAGGTGCGGCTCGTCCACCTCACCGCGGAGACTCGCGCCGGCGAGCCCTACGGCGAGGTCTTCCCCAACATCCGCGGCCTGGTCCCGCACCACACCGAGACCCTCGACCCCGTCCGCCTGGCCGACGCGGACGTCGTCGTCCTGGCCCTGCCCAACGGCGCGGCCATGACGCTCGTGCCGCAGCTGCCGCCCACCGTGAAGGTCGTGGACCTGGGCGCGGACTTTCGCTTCGCGGACGCCCGCACCTACGAGCAGTGGTACGGGCGGCCGCACACGGCGGAGGCGCTGCTGGCCGAGGCCGCCTACGGTCTGCCGGAACTGCACCGGGCCCGCATCCGCCGCGCCCGCATCGTCGGCACCCCGGGGTGCTATCCCACGGCGGCTCTGCTGGCCGCCGCGCCGTTCCTCCAGCAGGGCCTGGTGCGGGCCGAGGGGATCGTCGTCGACGCCAAGTCCGGCGTCTCGGGGGCGGGGCGGTCGGCGGGACCGCGCACGCACTTCTCCGAGGTGAACGAGAACGTGCAGCCCTACAGCACGCCCGGCCACCGCCATACGGGTGAACTGGAGGAGCAGGTGCGCGCGCTGGCGGGGGCGGCGGCGGCGGTGACCTTCACCCCGCACCTCGTCCCCATGACCCGCGGCATCCTGGCCACGGTCTACCTGCAGCCCACCCGCGCGCTGACGCAGGCGGAAGCGGACGAGGTCCTGCACGAGGCCTACCGCGGCGAGCCCTTCGTGCGCGTGCTGCCGGCGCCGGCGCTCCCCCAGACCAAGGCCACGCTGGGGAGCAACTTCTGCGACGTGGCCGTGCGCGTGGACGGGCGCACCGGGTGGGTGGTGGCCTTTGCCGCCATCGACAACCTGGTGAAGGGCGCCGCCGGGCAGGCGGTGCAGAACCTGAACCTGCTCTGCGGCTTCCCCGAGGCGCTGGGCCTGCGCGCTCCGGGGCTCTTCCCGTGA
- a CDS encoding PqqD family protein: protein MTGPVTGGPVTAPSSAPGDSGPRLAARFATEAARFAAEVVLFDPEDGRLVVLSGAAASVWTACDGRATDEVARAAGLGVGRVRRILRDLERAGAVAREGAGWRRRVCVEV from the coding sequence GTGACTGGCCCCGTGACCGGCGGTCCCGTAACCGCTCCGTCCAGTGCGCCGGGCGACTCGGGCCCCAGGCTGGCCGCCCGCTTTGCCACGGAGGCCGCCCGCTTTGCCGCGGAAGTCGTCCTCTTCGACCCGGAAGACGGCCGGCTGGTCGTCCTCTCGGGCGCTGCCGCCAGCGTCTGGACCGCGTGCGACGGCCGGGCCACCGACGAGGTGGCCCGGGCGGCGGGCCTGGGGGTGGGCCGCGTGCGCCGGATCCTGCGCGACCTCGAGCGCGCAGGTGCCGTGGCCCGCGAGGGCGCAGGGTGGCGCCGGCGGGTGTGCGTGGAGGTCTGA
- a CDS encoding class E sortase translates to MSALRTLGLVLMVVGGLLLAAPAFWSVYTGRGAEAAQTAALAEWERALTDGQTVAEERTTQVDRRAAAGTLRPAEGLVLTIPRLGLRRFVPEGARPEHLRRFGLGRISWTARPGQAGVVGIAGHRTTHGAPFFRLPALRPGDEVLLEDGRQRYLYRVAEQRTVRPTAVEVLRGEAGRRRLALVTCTPAYSAAYRLVVLADLQRVQVAAP, encoded by the coding sequence GTGAGCGCCCTGCGGACGCTGGGTCTTGTCCTGATGGTGGTGGGCGGGCTGCTACTGGCGGCACCCGCCTTCTGGTCGGTCTACACGGGGCGGGGGGCCGAAGCGGCGCAGACCGCGGCCCTGGCCGAGTGGGAGCGCGCCCTGACCGACGGCCAGACGGTAGCGGAGGAACGGACGACCCAGGTGGATCGCAGGGCGGCTGCCGGCACCCTGCGCCCGGCCGAAGGGCTCGTCCTCACCATCCCGCGTCTGGGGTTGCGCCGCTTCGTCCCAGAAGGGGCCCGGCCCGAACACCTGCGCCGCTTCGGCCTGGGACGCATCTCCTGGACGGCCCGGCCCGGCCAGGCCGGTGTGGTCGGCATCGCCGGTCACCGCACCACGCATGGGGCGCCCTTCTTCCGCCTGCCCGCCCTGCGGCCCGGCGACGAGGTGCTGCTCGAGGACGGGCGGCAGCGCTATCTCTACCGCGTGGCGGAGCAGCGCACCGTCCGCCCGACCGCGGTGGAGGTCCTGCGCGGTGAGGCCGGCCGCCGTCGCCTCGCCCTGGTCACCTGTACCCCGGCCTACAGCGCCGCCTACCGCCTCGTGGTGCTGGCCGACCTGCAGCGCGTCCAGGTGGCGGCCCCGTGA
- a CDS encoding ABC transporter ATP-binding protein, whose amino-acid sequence MAAVETSSLTKRFRGRWPLGAHRPVDALWDVTLQVEAGEIFGLLGPNGAGKTTLLKILTTLLLPSGGTARILGADVVREPTLVRRRVALVTGDERACYWRLSGRDNLIFFAGLLGCAPGEARRRAEAALGQVGLTEAADQVVARYSTGMRQRLLLARALVGGQPVLCLDEPTRSLDPQAADAFRALVRHLASTEGRTVLLATHDFEEAAGVCDRVGILAGGRLREVVAVGEGGAARVRACYEAAVEETRGPALPVVGVSPA is encoded by the coding sequence GTGGCGGCGGTCGAGACCTCCTCCCTGACCAAGCGCTTCCGCGGGCGCTGGCCGCTCGGGGCCCATCGCCCGGTGGACGCCCTGTGGGACGTGACCCTGCAGGTCGAGGCGGGAGAGATCTTCGGCCTGCTGGGTCCGAACGGCGCCGGCAAGACCACTCTGCTCAAGATCCTGACCACCCTCCTCCTCCCGTCCGGCGGCACGGCCCGCATCCTGGGCGCGGACGTGGTGCGGGAGCCGACGCTGGTGCGGCGGCGCGTGGCGCTGGTCACGGGGGACGAGCGCGCCTGTTACTGGCGGCTCTCCGGGCGGGACAACCTGATCTTCTTCGCGGGCCTGCTCGGCTGCGCGCCGGGTGAAGCGCGCCGGCGGGCCGAAGCGGCGCTCGGGCAGGTGGGACTCACCGAGGCGGCCGACCAGGTCGTGGCCCGGTACTCGACGGGGATGCGCCAGCGGCTCCTGCTCGCCCGGGCGCTCGTGGGCGGCCAGCCCGTCCTCTGCCTCGACGAGCCGACGCGCAGCCTCGACCCCCAGGCGGCTGACGCCTTCCGGGCGCTGGTACGCCACCTGGCCAGCACAGAGGGCCGCACCGTTCTGCTGGCGACGCACGACTTCGAGGAGGCGGCCGGCGTGTGCGACCGTGTGGGCATCCTCGCAGGCGGGCGCCTGCGCGAGGTGGTGGCCGTCGGGGAGGGTGGAGCGGCGCGCGTGCGGGCGTGCTACGAGGCGGCCGTGGAGGAGACGCGTGGCCCTGCTCTTCCAGTTGTGGGCGTTTCTCCGGCGTGA
- a CDS encoding ABC transporter permease: protein MALLFQLWAFLRRDSIAAGTARLAPAWQAAGVGFTAATLYYLGRLVPAPDPASGRPAGYFAFALVGVAFFGFLTAVMRACPAALRQEQVAGTLESLAATPCAVGTLALGLSLWPVLLGLGQAALSLWVGEVFFGLPIARANLAAALVVLGLSGATFLAVGWLAAAYVLLTRQPDPLTAPIAAASALVGGLFYPTTVLPAPLQRLGEWLPMTHALRAMRLVLLEGTGAAGLRGEVLVLAAFAAALVPLGLLALHWSFAEARRSGTLSAY, encoded by the coding sequence GTGGCCCTGCTCTTCCAGTTGTGGGCGTTTCTCCGGCGTGACAGCATCGCCGCGGGGACGGCGCGCCTGGCGCCGGCCTGGCAGGCCGCGGGCGTGGGGTTCACCGCCGCCACCCTCTACTACCTGGGACGCCTGGTCCCCGCACCGGATCCGGCATCGGGGCGCCCGGCGGGCTACTTCGCCTTCGCGCTCGTCGGCGTGGCCTTCTTCGGCTTCCTCACCGCGGTGATGCGCGCCTGCCCGGCCGCGCTGCGCCAGGAGCAGGTGGCCGGCACGCTGGAGAGCCTGGCCGCCACGCCCTGTGCAGTGGGGACGCTGGCGCTGGGCCTGTCGCTGTGGCCGGTCCTGCTGGGCCTCGGGCAGGCGGCCCTCTCCCTGTGGGTGGGGGAGGTCTTCTTCGGCCTGCCGATCGCTCGAGCCAACCTGGCCGCCGCCCTCGTGGTCCTGGGGCTCTCGGGGGCGACCTTCCTGGCCGTGGGCTGGCTCGCCGCAGCCTACGTCCTCCTCACCCGCCAGCCCGATCCGCTGACCGCGCCGATCGCCGCCGCCTCGGCGTTGGTGGGCGGCCTCTTCTATCCCACCACCGTCCTCCCGGCACCCCTGCAGCGGCTGGGGGAGTGGCTGCCGATGACCCACGCGCTGCGCGCCATGCGGCTCGTCCTGCTGGAGGGGACAGGGGCGGCCGGCCTGCGCGGCGAGGTGCTCGTCCTGGCCGCCTTTGCCGCCGCGCTCGTCCCGCTGGGCTTGCTCGCCCTGCACTGGAGCTTTGCGGAGGCCCGGCGGTCCGGCACGCTCAGCGCCTATTGA
- a CDS encoding nucleotidyltransferase family protein — protein sequence MSTAPWPRPALMPPRLYPFERTFLRLLHLEPLPPDLPTDWDAVHRLARREQVIPLLWDGIRRAGVTVPGPVARELASASERAAQRAVRVEMELAAVLSALNREGVRPLLLKGAALARATYPDPALRPMHDLDLLVAPETVNAAHRALCALGYRIAGGAPSAADRTWRSARGYMPPSGLTLPVDLHWRYAGYPHLLPLDHDAVACRARPVDVAGAQALLPAPADLIVGLAVFWMRELWYGRPRARYIRDIAEVAARGGVDWTFAGAVCVEARRTVQVAVALAADLFGAPVPAEALAVLEGGRWPYLARRLTARLQARLLREEAALSAIVQVGLLRWLGGEAPADFLRWVDRLVWIPQPLAAGRRRWLRRLWGAVTSGTPRPP from the coding sequence TTGAGCACGGCGCCGTGGCCGCGTCCGGCCCTGATGCCGCCGCGCCTCTACCCGTTCGAGCGGACCTTCCTCCGGCTGCTGCACCTCGAGCCCCTCCCGCCGGACCTCCCCACCGACTGGGACGCCGTGCATCGCCTGGCGAGGCGGGAACAGGTCATCCCGCTGCTCTGGGACGGCATCCGGCGGGCCGGGGTGACCGTGCCCGGGCCGGTGGCGCGCGAGCTGGCCTCCGCGTCCGAGCGGGCCGCGCAGCGGGCGGTCCGGGTGGAGATGGAGCTGGCCGCGGTGCTCTCGGCCCTGAACCGTGAAGGGGTCCGCCCGCTCCTGCTGAAGGGCGCGGCGCTGGCGCGGGCAACCTACCCCGATCCCGCGCTGCGCCCCATGCACGACCTGGACCTCCTCGTCGCCCCGGAGACGGTCAACGCCGCGCACCGGGCGCTCTGCGCGCTGGGCTACCGCATCGCCGGCGGAGCCCCCAGCGCGGCCGACCGCACTTGGCGTAGCGCCCGCGGGTACATGCCGCCGTCAGGCCTGACCCTGCCGGTGGACCTGCACTGGCGCTATGCCGGCTACCCGCACCTCCTGCCGCTCGACCACGACGCCGTGGCCTGCCGGGCGAGACCGGTAGACGTGGCCGGCGCCCAGGCCCTCCTCCCCGCGCCCGCCGACCTGATCGTGGGGCTGGCCGTCTTCTGGATGCGCGAGCTGTGGTACGGCCGCCCCCGCGCCCGCTACATCCGCGACATCGCCGAAGTGGCGGCGCGCGGCGGCGTGGACTGGACCTTCGCCGGTGCCGTCTGCGTGGAGGCGCGCCGCACCGTCCAGGTGGCGGTGGCGCTGGCGGCCGACCTGTTCGGCGCACCGGTGCCGGCAGAGGCCCTGGCGGTGCTGGAGGGGGGACGGTGGCCCTATCTGGCGCGCCGCCTGACCGCCCGCCTGCAGGCCCGCCTCCTGCGGGAGGAGGCTGCCCTCAGCGCTATCGTGCAGGTGGGGCTCCTGCGGTGGCTGGGAGGAGAGGCCCCTGCGGACTTCCTGCGGTGGGTGGACCGGCTGGTGTGGATCCCCCAGCCGCTCGCCGCAGGACGCCGCCGCTGGCTCCGTCGGCTGTGGGGGGCCGTTACTTCAGGTACTCCGCGGCCACCTTGA
- a CDS encoding RsmE family RNA methyltransferase, translating to MGRVVVRRAVTVTRRFLVPSEALEADEVRLPPEESHHAAVVLRLRRGERVVLFDGRGVEALVELTRVEPREVRARVVARSAASARGPTVQVTLAQGIPKGGKMDDVIRMGTEVGVARFVPLLTRRALARPSAARLARWRRIAAEAAKQSRRLTVPEVTDPLPLPALWAGERAGPLLMPWEEERAGIGEVLPRLGPVRAVTVAVGPEGGFAPEEVAEARAHGAVTVSLGPTILRTETAGVVTVAMVLYELSLRRIEER from the coding sequence GTGGGCAGAGTCGTCGTCCGTCGCGCGGTGACCGTGACCCGGCGCTTCCTCGTGCCGTCCGAAGCCCTCGAGGCCGACGAGGTGCGGCTGCCGCCCGAGGAGTCGCACCACGCCGCCGTGGTGCTGCGGCTGCGGCGGGGGGAGCGCGTCGTCCTCTTCGACGGGCGCGGGGTAGAGGCGCTGGTGGAGCTCACCCGGGTCGAGCCCCGCGAGGTGCGCGCGCGGGTGGTCGCCCGGTCGGCGGCGTCGGCGCGCGGACCGACGGTGCAGGTAACGCTGGCGCAGGGGATCCCCAAGGGCGGCAAGATGGACGACGTGATCCGCATGGGGACCGAGGTGGGCGTGGCCCGCTTCGTCCCGCTCCTCACGCGCCGCGCGCTGGCCCGGCCCTCGGCGGCGCGCCTGGCCCGGTGGCGGCGCATCGCGGCCGAGGCGGCCAAGCAGTCGCGTCGGCTCACCGTCCCGGAGGTGACCGACCCGCTGCCGCTGCCGGCCCTGTGGGCCGGGGAGCGGGCGGGTCCCCTGCTCATGCCCTGGGAGGAGGAACGGGCCGGGATCGGCGAGGTGCTGCCGCGCCTGGGACCGGTGCGCGCGGTGACGGTGGCGGTGGGGCCGGAGGGGGGCTTCGCCCCCGAGGAGGTGGCGGAGGCGCGCGCGCACGGGGCGGTGACGGTCTCGTTGGGGCCGACGATCCTGCGGACTGAGACGGCGGGGGTAGTGACGGTGGCCATGGTGCTCTACGAGTTGAGCCTGCGCCGGATCGAGGAGCGCTGA
- the prmA gene encoding 50S ribosomal protein L11 methyltransferase, whose translation MRAAPAAAEAAAALLHEAAPPGVEERRQGDDVVLVAYLPAELAPRLVSGLRARLEALPRYGLGEAPTVAVEPLAEEEWATAWRRHFHPFPVGRRLWIAPSWAPGDPPDGRLAVRIDAGLAFGSGLHASTRLCLELLEDLVRPGVTVVDVGTGSGILAVAAARLGAARVVATDLDPVAAQAAAQAVRANDLRGVVAVVVADLLAPVRRPMDLIVANLTADLLERLALHVPAALSPEGRFIASGIAAAQAARVREALAAAGLAVVRERVREGWHALVAQLLPEGRASMAQPQSDGSAWAESSSVAR comes from the coding sequence GTGCGGGCGGCGCCGGCGGCGGCCGAGGCGGCGGCGGCTCTCCTGCACGAGGCGGCCCCTCCGGGCGTGGAGGAGCGGCGCCAGGGGGACGACGTGGTCCTGGTCGCCTATCTGCCCGCAGAGCTCGCGCCCCGCCTGGTGTCCGGCCTGCGCGCGCGCCTCGAGGCCCTCCCGCGCTACGGGCTCGGGGAGGCGCCCACCGTGGCGGTGGAGCCGCTGGCCGAGGAGGAGTGGGCCACGGCCTGGCGCCGCCACTTCCACCCCTTCCCGGTCGGCCGGCGCCTCTGGATCGCGCCCTCGTGGGCGCCCGGGGACCCGCCCGACGGACGGCTGGCCGTCCGCATCGACGCCGGATTGGCCTTCGGCAGCGGCCTGCACGCCTCGACGCGTCTGTGCCTGGAGCTCCTCGAGGACCTGGTCCGGCCCGGCGTCACCGTAGTGGATGTGGGCACCGGCTCCGGCATCCTGGCGGTGGCGGCGGCGAGGCTGGGAGCGGCGCGGGTGGTGGCCACCGACCTCGACCCGGTGGCGGCCCAGGCCGCGGCGCAGGCGGTCCGGGCGAACGACCTGCGCGGTGTCGTCGCCGTCGTGGTGGCCGACCTGCTCGCTCCGGTACGTCGCCCCATGGACCTGATCGTGGCCAACCTCACCGCGGACCTGCTCGAGCGCCTGGCGCTGCACGTGCCCGCGGCGCTCTCCCCGGAGGGCCGGTTCATCGCCTCGGGGATCGCCGCCGCGCAGGCCGCGCGGGTCCGGGAGGCGCTCGCCGCGGCGGGGCTGGCAGTGGTGCGCGAGCGCGTGCGAGAAGGGTGGCACGCGCTGGTGGCGCAGCTGTTGCCCGAGGGGCGGGCGTCGATGGCGCAGCCGCAGTCGGACGGATCAGCGTGGGCAGAGTCGTCGTCCGTCGCGCGGTGA